The Apibacter raozihei DNA segment CGTTCTTAAAAAATGTAAAACAAGCTTTTTCAATGATATGCTGAGCACTAGAGATCTTATAGGAAAGCTCCATTTTTTCTTTTCGATCCGGATAAATCCCTTCTTTATAAAGATGATAAAATTCTCTTTCTTTCTCCTCCTCTATCCATTGAATAAAGTCAAAATCAACGCCTTTATATTTCTGGATATATTCTTTGTACTTGTTTTCTGGTATACCCGCCCGATAAGGTTCTACAAAATAAAGGAAGAATATGGGATTGTTTTTTAATTGCCGGAAAAGTTTCTCTTCCGTATGATAATGAGAATCGGTTTTATATAAATATTCCTGAGAATACGAATCGGAATAATACCTGAAAAGTTTATTCTTGACCGAATTCCAGCGGTTTTTTAGCAAAGTGTAATTGTGTAGTTTGTATAATGAGCCTTTATCAGACAAAGTTACTTCTAACGGATATAGAACTTCTCCACATTGAAGAGCTAATTGATCGGCCAGCGCATCGGGTAATTCTCCGTTCAATAAAAAATCTTTTACCTGAATGTTAACTATAGAACCGCTATAGTTAAAAAAGATCTTATAGGTCAGGTTCTGCTCAGAGACACGTAAGCAAACCTTATACACACAGGAGAAACTCTTCTTTGTCCCCAAGACTGCTTTTATCATGTTTTAAAATTTATTAACGAGTACTACATATTAATTATATAAGATAAAAAGCAAATGTAATAAAAAATATAATTAATGAATGTAGTTTAAAATGTAATCCGCGCTAATTGATTTTAAATAGTAATAAAAGGAAGGTACCTACCTGTTAATACCCGACTGCATGCACATAGTTTTTCTTATCCTTATCCTAATGAAAGACCGTACTTTAAAGAAAAATGAATAAATTTTATTATTAAAATTTATTCACAAAAAAAGCAGTCAATTAAAAATTGACTGCTTTTGTATTATACTGTGATCGCGAAAGGATTCGAACCTTTGACCGTCTGCTTAGAAGGCAGATGCTCTATCCAGCTGAGCTACGCGACCCTCCTTTCGGATTTTATACTGTCGGGGTGACAGGACTCGAACCTGCGACCCTCTGGTCCCAAACCAGATGCGCTACCACCTGCGCTACACCCCGAAAAAAAACAAACCTAGTGTCCTGCGGAGAGTGTGGGATTCGAACCCACGCGACGGTTTCCCGTCGACAGTTTAGCAAACTGCTCCGTTAACCACTCCGGCAACTCTCCAAATCTGAATCAATCGAATCAAATTGGAGTGCAAAAGTAGCGGTAAGATTTTATTTATGCAAATATTTTTTTATTTTTTTTAAGTTATTTTTATTTTCAGGTTTTATAACTTTGTCAATCAAACATTTTATATGAGAGATACATTTCAACTATTTATACTTGCCGCCTCGCTGTTAGTGCTGGTAAGCTGTGGTTCGCAGAAGAAAATTACCGTCAATACCAAGGTGGTTCACGATACGGTATACATTACAGATGTAAACCCTAAATATCATTTTGTAACGGAAGCCTCCCTTCCGGGGTATGTCATCTCTAAACAAAACTTCCCGTCTGTTGCCTCCAATTACAGAGTTAAATTTCTCGTGATGCACTACACCGTATCCGATTATCCTACCTCAGTTAAGATTCTGGCCCGAAAAGGACAGGTAAGCTCTCACTACCTGATAAGTGATAAACCAAATGATTCAATCGATATACTGGTAAGTGAAGACCGAAGAGCCTGGCATGCAGGGGTAAGCTATTGGAAAGGTGCCGAAAACCTGAATGATACTTCTATAGGTATAGAAATCGTTAATCCCGGGTATAAAAAGGTTAACGACTCGCTGGTTTTTACTCCTTTTACTGAGTTTCAGATTAGAAAAGTAGCTGCCTTAGCCAAAAATATTATAGACCGATACGAAATAGATCCGGTCAATGTAATCGGCCATAGCGATATTGCCCCTTTACGTAAACAAGATCCGGGGCCTGCTTTTCCCTGGAAAAGATTATATACCCAGTACCAGATAGGAGCCTGGTATGACGATATTGATAAATATTCTTTTTTATCGCAGTACATTCCGGACACTTACCCATATAACTCACCGCTGGAGTTTCAGAAAGCTTTGGAAAAATTCGGATATAAAGTAGAGTTAACCGGTAACTGGGATAAAAACACAACCTTAATCATTCGGGCATTTCAATGGCATTTCCGTCCGGAAAAAGCCGATGGGGTGGCAGATGCAGAAACCTGGGCAATATTACAGGCATTAATTAAAAAATACAGAAGTACGAAATAATATCTCTATGGCACATAAATCAGGATTTGTAAGTATTGTTGGAAAACCTAATGTAGGTAAATCTACACTGATGAACCAGCTGATGGGGGAAAAGTTATCTATCGTAACTTCCAAGGCACAAACGACGCGACATCGGGTCTTTGGTATCTGGAATGATGAGGATACTCAAATCATTTTCTCCGACACCCCCGGAGTTATTCAGAAACCGGCCTACGAACTGCAGGAAAAAATGAATGATTTCGTTAAAGAGTCTTTTGAAGATGCCGACGTTATTTTATTTATTACGGAACTGGGAGATGAAAAAAACCCTTCCGAATATTTAATAAAAAAATTAAGCGGAGCTAAGGTTCCGGTTATCGTTCTGCTTAATAAAGTAGACAAATCCAAAGAGCCGCAGCAAATATCCGACAGCGTTGAATTCTGGCATGCTCAGCTACCCGAGGCTGAAATACTTCCCGTTTCTGCATTGCACGGATTAAACACTGAGCTGGTTTTACCCAGAATCAAAGAACTGGTACCCTCTGCTCCTCCCTATTACGATAAGGAACAGCTGACCACTCTGTCAGAGAGATTTTTTGTAAATGAAACCATCCGCGAAAAAATACTTCTCAACTACCAGAAAGAAATACCTTATTCTGTTGAGGTGGTAACGGAAAGTTTTAAAGAGGATGACTCACTGATTCGTATTGAATCGGTAATCTTTGTAGAAAGAAATACACAAAAA contains these protein-coding regions:
- a CDS encoding N-acetylmuramoyl-L-alanine amidase, with product MRDTFQLFILAASLLVLVSCGSQKKITVNTKVVHDTVYITDVNPKYHFVTEASLPGYVISKQNFPSVASNYRVKFLVMHYTVSDYPTSVKILARKGQVSSHYLISDKPNDSIDILVSEDRRAWHAGVSYWKGAENLNDTSIGIEIVNPGYKKVNDSLVFTPFTEFQIRKVAALAKNIIDRYEIDPVNVIGHSDIAPLRKQDPGPAFPWKRLYTQYQIGAWYDDIDKYSFLSQYIPDTYPYNSPLEFQKALEKFGYKVELTGNWDKNTTLIIRAFQWHFRPEKADGVADAETWAILQALIKKYRSTK
- the era gene encoding GTPase Era; protein product: MAHKSGFVSIVGKPNVGKSTLMNQLMGEKLSIVTSKAQTTRHRVFGIWNDEDTQIIFSDTPGVIQKPAYELQEKMNDFVKESFEDADVILFITELGDEKNPSEYLIKKLSGAKVPVIVLLNKVDKSKEPQQISDSVEFWHAQLPEAEILPVSALHGLNTELVLPRIKELVPSAPPYYDKEQLTTLSERFFVNETIREKILLNYQKEIPYSVEVVTESFKEDDSLIRIESVIFVERNTQKGILVGHKGQKIQKVGTEARLDLEKFFDKRIYLNLFVKVKKDWRSNERDLKNFGYSH